The following proteins come from a genomic window of Paenibacillus spongiae:
- the murA gene encoding UDP-N-acetylglucosamine 1-carboxyvinyltransferase — MDKLVIEGGKPLSGTIVIQGAKNAALPILAASLLVDGKVTIDHVPRLLDIDVMLNILRDLGCRAEHKDETVMLDTSGANSSHVPEALMRQMRSSIFLMGPLLARFGEVTIYQPGGCAIGERKIDLHLQGLIALGAQIEEEGSRIICYSKRLRGAEVHLDFPSVGATENIMMAAVLAEGFTTISNAAREPEIQDLQRFLNTMGAKIIGAGTDTITIEGVEKLTPCRYQVIPDRIVTGTVMVAAAATRGQVTLQNTNPAHLTSLIHVLRRAGVQIIVDGDIIKVGSSTRPKAIDRIVTSPYPAFPTDLQSQVMVLQALADGVSIMKETIFEGRFKHVDELSRMGADIRVDLNAAVIRGVPRLYGATVEATDLRAGAALVIAGLAAHGKTVVEQVHHIDRGYDRIEAMLGRLGARISRYSEVPDNTIIIP, encoded by the coding sequence TTGGACAAATTGGTGATTGAAGGCGGGAAACCTCTCTCAGGAACCATTGTTATCCAAGGAGCGAAAAATGCCGCTTTGCCGATTCTGGCCGCCAGCTTGCTGGTGGATGGAAAAGTGACGATCGATCATGTGCCAAGGCTGCTCGACATCGACGTGATGTTAAACATTCTGCGAGATCTCGGCTGCAGAGCGGAGCACAAGGACGAAACCGTCATGCTGGATACATCCGGCGCCAACTCGTCGCACGTCCCGGAAGCGCTCATGCGTCAAATGCGCTCTTCTATCTTTTTAATGGGACCGCTTCTGGCTAGATTCGGTGAGGTAACGATTTACCAGCCGGGAGGCTGTGCGATCGGAGAGCGGAAGATCGATCTGCACCTGCAAGGGCTGATCGCGCTCGGAGCGCAAATCGAAGAAGAGGGAAGCCGCATTATCTGTTATTCCAAACGGCTTAGAGGAGCGGAAGTTCACTTGGACTTCCCGAGCGTTGGCGCGACGGAGAACATCATGATGGCCGCCGTTCTGGCAGAGGGGTTTACGACCATCAGCAATGCCGCCCGCGAGCCTGAAATTCAGGATTTACAGCGTTTTCTCAATACGATGGGCGCGAAGATCATCGGCGCCGGCACGGATACCATAACGATTGAAGGGGTCGAGAAGCTGACGCCCTGCCGGTATCAAGTCATTCCGGACCGTATCGTGACCGGAACCGTTATGGTAGCGGCTGCGGCGACGCGCGGTCAAGTAACGCTGCAGAATACGAATCCGGCCCACCTGACATCGCTGATTCATGTGCTTAGGCGCGCCGGTGTTCAAATTATAGTTGACGGTGATATAATTAAAGTAGGCAGCTCAACCCGTCCGAAAGCGATCGACCGCATCGTTACCTCGCCTTATCCGGCCTTTCCGACCGATTTGCAATCGCAGGTGATGGTGCTGCAGGCGCTCGCCGATGGGGTAAGCATTATGAAGGAAACGATTTTTGAAGGGCGCTTCAAGCATGTCGACGAATTATCCCGCATGGGAGCGGATATCCGGGTCGATCTGAATGCGGCGGTCATACGCGGCGTGCCCCGTTTGTATGGGGCGACTGTGGAGGCAACCGATCTTCGGGCGGGAGCCGCCCTCGTAATAGCGGGTTTGGCCGCACACGGAAAGACGGTAGTTGAGCAGGTGCATCATATCGACCGCGGGTACGACCGGATTGAAGCGATGCTTGGCCGGCTCGGAGCGCGCATATCGCGTTATTCCGAGGTGCCGGACAATACCATCATTATTCCTTAA
- the murG gene encoding undecaprenyldiphospho-muramoylpentapeptide beta-N-acetylglucosaminyltransferase, with translation MRIVLTGGGTGGHIYPALAIGKQAEEEDPGTSLLYIGTPKGMESRIVPEHGVKFESVEITGFRRKLSLENFKTVMRFLRGVRRSKELLRSFKPDVVVGTGGYVCGPVVYAAAKLGIPTIIHEQNADPGLTNKFLARYVDCVAVSFKESIPSFNKAKRIVHTGNPCASNVVRANREKGYASLGLPLGSRIVLMVGGSRGAKAMNDAMVDMGPLLQRLPNVHFVFVTGESYYEQTMERMKKVIPKLSNYIHVLPYLHNMPEVLAATTLVVSRSGASSLAEVTALGIPSILIPSPNVTNNHQEANARSIADAGAAEMIVERNLNGEMLFERIQAIMTDPGRLASMGKASHSLGIPQSASLINGELIKLVKKR, from the coding sequence ATGCGTATTGTATTGACCGGCGGCGGAACCGGCGGCCACATTTATCCGGCATTAGCGATCGGCAAGCAGGCGGAGGAGGAGGATCCCGGCACGTCCCTCCTCTATATCGGGACACCGAAGGGAATGGAGAGCCGAATCGTGCCCGAGCACGGGGTCAAATTCGAATCGGTTGAAATTACGGGTTTCAGAAGAAAGCTGTCGCTTGAAAATTTCAAGACGGTCATGCGTTTTCTTAGAGGAGTCCGGCGTTCGAAGGAGCTGCTCCGCAGCTTCAAGCCGGATGTCGTGGTCGGAACTGGCGGTTATGTATGCGGTCCTGTCGTGTACGCGGCAGCGAAGCTGGGGATCCCGACGATCATTCATGAACAGAATGCGGATCCCGGATTGACGAATAAATTTCTAGCCCGCTATGTAGACTGCGTAGCGGTCAGCTTCAAGGAATCGATACCTTCTTTCAATAAAGCCAAGCGGATTGTCCACACGGGTAATCCTTGCGCGTCGAATGTCGTCCGCGCAAACCGGGAGAAAGGCTACGCCTCGTTAGGTCTTCCGCTGGGAAGCCGAATCGTGCTCATGGTTGGCGGAAGCCGCGGCGCGAAGGCGATGAATGATGCGATGGTGGACATGGGGCCTCTGCTTCAGCGGCTGCCTAACGTCCACTTTGTGTTTGTAACAGGAGAAAGCTACTATGAGCAGACGATGGAACGGATGAAGAAGGTTATACCGAAACTATCCAATTATATCCACGTGCTGCCGTATTTGCATAATATGCCGGAGGTGCTGGCGGCAACGACGCTCGTCGTCAGCCGTTCCGGCGCTTCATCTCTTGCCGAGGTGACGGCTTTGGGCATACCTTCCATTCTTATCCCGTCACCGAACGTGACGAACAACCATCAAGAGGCAAATGCGCGAAGCATAGCGGATGCCGGGGCAGCAGAAATGATTGTGGAGCGGAACTTGAACGGGGAGATGCTGTTCGAGCGCATTCAAGCGATCATGACGGATCCTGGCCGCCTTGCAAGCATGGGGAAAGCTTCGCATTCCCTAGGCATTCCGCAATCGGCGTCGCTGATTAACGGCGAGCTGATCAAGCTCGTCAAGAAGAGATAG
- the murB gene encoding UDP-N-acetylmuramate dehydrogenase, giving the protein MEQFIAELKQTQVGDVFLQKSLAEYTTWKIGGPADVLVIPGSKEHLVSLIRLLRKHGMPWTKIGRGSNMLISDKGIRGVVIKPGKEFDYVQFDGTHVHAGAAYSFIKLSVMAGKEGLTGLEFAGGIPGAVGGAVYMNAGAHGSDVSRIFKSAEIVLETGELVHYGPEDMKFSYRHSVLHEQPGIVVGATFELQEGDKDGIAATMAEYKARRLRTQPLHLACAGSVFRNPPHDFAARLIQEAGLKGLRSGGAVVSTQHANFIVNTGQATADDVLTLMATIKSTVKDRFGIDLVPEVLVVGER; this is encoded by the coding sequence ATGGAACAGTTTATAGCGGAATTGAAGCAGACGCAAGTCGGCGATGTTTTCCTGCAGAAATCACTCGCAGAATATACGACATGGAAAATTGGCGGACCGGCCGATGTCCTCGTTATTCCGGGCAGCAAGGAACATCTTGTCTCGCTTATCCGATTGCTGCGCAAGCATGGCATGCCGTGGACCAAAATCGGCCGCGGTTCCAATATGCTCATAAGCGATAAAGGGATTCGGGGAGTCGTTATCAAACCGGGCAAAGAATTCGATTATGTGCAGTTCGACGGCACGCACGTCCATGCGGGCGCCGCGTATTCCTTCATCAAGCTGTCCGTGATGGCGGGCAAGGAAGGACTGACCGGCCTGGAGTTTGCAGGGGGGATTCCGGGAGCGGTCGGAGGAGCCGTCTATATGAACGCGGGCGCCCACGGGTCGGATGTGTCCCGTATTTTCAAATCAGCCGAGATTGTACTGGAAACAGGGGAATTGGTTCACTATGGTCCAGAGGATATGAAATTCTCTTACCGGCATTCGGTGCTTCACGAGCAGCCTGGAATCGTCGTCGGCGCGACGTTCGAGCTTCAGGAAGGCGACAAGGATGGAATCGCGGCAACGATGGCTGAATACAAAGCCCGGCGGCTGCGTACGCAGCCGCTGCATCTGGCTTGCGCGGGCAGCGTATTCCGCAATCCGCCTCACGACTTTGCCGCGCGGCTCATTCAAGAAGCAGGCCTGAAGGGGCTTCGGTCCGGCGGTGCCGTGGTTTCGACACAGCATGCCAATTTCATTGTGAATACCGGGCAGGCGACAGCTGATGACGTCCTCACCCTCATGGCAACTATTAAAAGCACCGTGAAAGACCGTTTCGGAATTGATCTGGTGCCAGAGGTATTGGTGGTGGGTGAGCGGTAA